From Syntrophorhabdales bacterium:
ACAACAATTCCTCCGGTTCTCCCGATCTCAAGACCACAATCAGCAGCGAGCTTACTGTTGGGCCTGACGCCTATTGCAACGGCAGCATGATCAGCCAGAAAATCGCCTTGGGGTGTCTTGATGGTGACACCGTTTTCAGATTCAACTATGCCCTGCAGCGGGCAATTCGTGCGCACCTCCACCCCTTCCTCCATGAGGTATGCCTCCACGGCATTCGCCATTTCAGGATCAAGCATTGCGGGTAAAATCTGGGGGGCAGCTTCGAACAGCATTGCTCGAACGCCCCACATAGCAGTAAAAGCCTCTGCAAGTTCACAACCGATAGGCCCGGCGCCAATCAACCCCACCGATGAAATCTGCCCGGCCTGGAGAGCGCCGCGTAAAGCGATAGAGTCTTCCAGCACTTTAAACGTTGAGACCCGATGACTGTTACCTGGAATTCCCGGAAAGATAACGGGAGAGGCTCCGGTCGCGAGAACAAGTTTGTCGAAAGGATACTCCTTTGTTTCCCCGCTTACCATTGACTCACAGATGACCTTACGCGCCCCGCGGTCAATCTGCTTTACCTCTGTTTGGATCACAACTTCGAGTCCTTTTGCATTTCTGAAGAAGTTTGGATCGCGAATCACCCCATAAGCCGTTTCGCGCAGCTTATCAGCGCTCGCGATATCACCGGAGACAAAGTACGGCATGCCGCAGGCGCCGTATGAAATGAACTGCCCGTAGTCTATGACTGTAACCTGCGCTTTCGGCAATAAACGCTTCGACCGCGCCGCCGCACGCAATCCGGCCGCGTTCGCACCTATTACGACGATTCTCATGGCCTCACCTTCCAATGGTTCCTCCCTTTAACGACGCATTCGGCCTGCAATTATATCAGGAGTATTGGGCATCGTGTGTCAACTCATTAATTCTTATCATAATCATAACTTCTCTTTGAGAATAGGTCGCCGGAGATCTAGCAGACTAAAGCAAGTGAGTCTTTGCAGTTCGAGCCGTTTCTCACCCATGTCATAACGCGGATCCTTGGTCTCGTCGTAGACGCGGCCATCACAGAACCCTATTCCCTTTAACGAATGAGAACGCAATTCGTTTCGTTTAATAATGGACATGCAAGATGAACTAGATCGCTGGAGACTAGGATTCCGAGTTGGCGCCTCGTATGCGTCTCGAAAACTCCTCACGATTCTCAAGGAGTTGGAGCAGAACGTCTCGCATTATAGTGCACGCATCTGTAATTTTGGGAGTGGCCAGACGGTAATAGATGACGGTCCCCTCCCGCCGCGCAATCAGTATACCTTTCTGCTTCATAATCGAGAGATGCTGGGAAAGATTGGCTTTAGGGATGCCCATTGCCTTCATCATCTGCCCTGCAGAGAGTTCACCATTCTTCAGAAGACTGAGAATATGCAGCCGCTTAGGATTGGCGAGAGTCTGGCATACCTCGGCCTGCACCTCAAAAATACCCGTATCCTCCTGTAAACGAGAACCTGTTTTCTTTTTTCCTTTATCTCGGATCATAGCATCATTGTAGCGTCTGTGACCTGCATCGTCAACAAAACCTCGCGAGATTCCCCTCTCCGCAACGCCCTGTCGTACTCCTTCACCCACGTCTTATTCGCGGGTAACGCGCGCACAGCCCATGCGTCCGTTAGAAACCGTTTACCCTTTAAACGACAGCGCAACGTATGGACAAGCCTGGCCGCAGAGTCCACATTTCAGACAGTCGCCACCATGCGACATACGCTCCGTGTCTTTCAACTCGTACGGCTTCAGTTTCATAGGGCAAACCTTTGCGCAAAGCTTGCACTCTACGCAGTTCTCTGCTTCCATCTTAAGCGGCCGTCTGTTTGCGGCCACCCAGTTGGACATGGTTCCAATTGGACAAATGTAGCACCAGGTGCGGTGATGAACGAGAAGTGCGAGTAGTATTCCGACACCTGTCGTGATCGTCAACAGCATCACGAAGAAACCACCGATTGCATAGACATCGGGCCAGAGCCTTACAATTTGAAATCCCAGCATGACCATGAGAAACGTGAGCGTTCCGACACGCATGGGCAGCGACCGGAAGACCTCAGGAATCTTTTTGCCGGAACTCACCCTTTTCAGGAGACCATCCGCAAAGGAACCTCTGGGGCAAAGCCAATTGCACCATGTGCGGCCCCGGAACAGAGCGATTCCTATACCCAATAGCATGCACAACGGAATGAAATAACCGACAACAGGGTAAACCCATCCAGTTGCTACAAGTCCCAGGAATCCGGTGCCTATAATCGTCTGCCGGATGCTTCTCCTTTTCTGCTTTCGATCAAGTTCTTGCTTTCGCTCGCTTACAGTCGAACTAGGGCGGGCAGCCCTGTCTCTTATTTCTTCAACGTTGCGATTTTGCACAATAGCTTGACTTGTCCCTGACATTTTACCCTTCTCCTCTTCCCGTCCACCCGAATTTGTTTATGGAGTACAGACCATGCCTCACGTTCTGGCTATTTCTATCTTCTGATCGTGTAGCCTGCATTCTCCACTACCTTTTCCACATCTTCCTTTTTGACTTTCGATTCATCGTACGTGACCTTCGCACTGCGAACATTCACCTCAGATCCCGATACGCCCGGCATCTGATCCAGTGCTTTCTTAACCCGCATCACGCAGTGTTGACAGCTCATACCATCAATTGCAAGATTTACCTCAAGCATCATAACCTCCTCTTTCTTGTATTGGTCCCGGAAGCCAAAACTAACTTCGACTTCGTGGTCGCAATGTTCATTATATATAATGTTTCTATATATTGCAACAACTAAATGATAGGGCGATATTTTTGATGTCACGTGCATGATTAACGGTAGAACGCCATCCTGCAATGGCGCTAAGGAGGATTATTGTTTGCTGCCTGTCTCCCGGACACTTTTGGAGAACGTGATCGGCTACGAGATTTCGCGTTCCCTGACGATTTCACCCTTGATTGCAGTCAGAAGTTCCGTGAAGACAGGCAGGATATCCGTGCGGAAGCGGCCCGCGACCAGGACAAGCATTATATCGTCCCCCACCTTGAGTTTCCCGCTATTGATCCAGACTCTTATATCGACAATGCCCTCGCGCATCCGCAACCTACTCGCTACCAGATCAAGTTTCTCTTTATCATGCGAGAGGTGCATGCCCTTTATACATTGGCCTGTTTTTGACGTACCCCTGACAATGCCGTCATGCACGAGGATCATGCCGAGTGAGTCAGGGTCAGACTTTTCTTTCACCTCTCTAAGCCAGAGATCAAGCATGCGCATCTCTAAAACCCTTCCCGCTCAAACCGTCGAAAAAGGGTTACACCGCCCGCTACAAAAATTTCTATCACGATCCAGTGGTTGATGCCCAACGCATCCGGTACGGTCACCTTTCCGAAATCCCCATTTCGGGATCATCCGGGTTCCTCTTGGCAAAGGTCACAGGACCGGCCGTATCCAATCCGCAAACCGCGAATCTGTCCGATAAGCGAATTTTATCCTGAACAGCAACTGCCCGGGGAGCCGCAGGAACCGGGCGCTCCGCAACAGCCTCCCGATGCCTGTTCAACAGGGCTGCGCCCGGAAGCAGGCGCATTATGGGCGGACATCAACTTGACAAGATTCTGGCTCCCGCACTTCGTACAACGGAGTGTCTCCTCTTTTCCCAATACTATGAACTCGCTCACCTCGTTGCAT
This genomic window contains:
- a CDS encoding molybdenum cofactor biosynthesis protein MoaE; amino-acid sequence: MLDLWLREVKEKSDPDSLGMILVHDGIVRGTSKTGQCIKGMHLSHDKEKLDLVASRLRMREGIVDIRVWINSGKLKVGDDIMLVLVAGRFRTDILPVFTELLTAIKGEIVREREIS
- a CDS encoding 4Fe-4S binding protein, whose amino-acid sequence is MSGTSQAIVQNRNVEEIRDRAARPSSTVSERKQELDRKQKRRSIRQTIIGTGFLGLVATGWVYPVVGYFIPLCMLLGIGIALFRGRTWCNWLCPRGSFADGLLKRVSSGKKIPEVFRSLPMRVGTLTFLMVMLGFQIVRLWPDVYAIGGFFVMLLTITTGVGILLALLVHHRTWCYICPIGTMSNWVAANRRPLKMEAENCVECKLCAKVCPMKLKPYELKDTERMSHGGDCLKCGLCGQACPYVALSFKG
- a CDS encoding cation transporter; the encoded protein is MLEVNLAIDGMSCQHCVMRVKKALDQMPGVSGSEVNVRSAKVTYDESKVKKEDVEKVVENAGYTIRR
- a CDS encoding metalloregulator ArsR/SmtB family transcription factor; its protein translation is MGEGVRQGVAERGISRGFVDDAGHRRYNDAMIRDKGKKKTGSRLQEDTGIFEVQAEVCQTLANPKRLHILSLLKNGELSAGQMMKAMGIPKANLSQHLSIMKQKGILIARREGTVIYYRLATPKITDACTIMRDVLLQLLENREEFSRRIRGANSES